CAATTGAAATGGCGAGCAGGTTGAGGAAGATGGTAATACTGGTATATATCAATAGAGAGATGTTTGGGATACGATTTCCCAGAGGCTAAAACATTTACTTCTCACTCTGCAATGCTGGTTCAAGGTAATGGCTTAGACTCTCTTTAGCAATGGTGCGACAACAGTGCGCGTGTGGTGTAGAAGTAACACTCTTCAGTAGAATTTGTATCACCAAATCAACATCTGTAGAGAATTAATTCGCATACaataattatttatttatgtTTGATCCCAAGGTGCATGTGAGATACTTTCTGCGGTGTCTGGGAATTTTGCCATCGATCTACGAAGGTGAAGACTCCAACAAGCTTGCGCTGATCTATTTTTGCGTGTGTGGACTGGACCTGCTCGATGCTCTTGACCAGCTGCCAGGGAAGGCTGCGACCATCGAGTGGGTGTACAAACACTGGGTCGCGATCGACGACTATGGTGGTTTCCGCGGATCTGACATATACAGGGACACTGGCCCATACGATGTGCCGAATCTTGCGGCCACTGGGTTTGCATTGCAAATTCTGGTGACGCTAGGCGATGATCTTTCTCAGGTCGATAGAAACAAGGTTCGTCGGTTTGTGGAACGGTGCCAGCGGCCCAACGGCTCGTTCAGCCCGGTGGTGGGCTTTGGCGAAGAAGATCTGCGCTATTGCATGCTGGCCATGACAATCAgccggctgctggacgGCTCGGCGGTGGACAGCGGCCGCCTTTTACAGTATGTGCGGTCGACGCTCGCTTTTGACGGGGGCCTGTCTATGAGCACAGGCGGCGAGTCACACGCGGGACTGACCTATTGCGGGCTGGCTGCGCTCAAATTGGCAGGCGAATTGGATCTGTGCGAGTGGCAGCCAACGCtggattttctggtgcaTCGGCAGATCCACTACAGCGAATTCAATAAgcgcgagctggaaaacgagtACGCGGATGAGGACGACAACGGCGCGTTCAACGGCCGCGTGAACAAGTATGGCGACACATGCTATGCGTTCTGGTGTCTCGCAgcgctggagctgctggacatAGCCGACCTGGTGGACGGTGAGGCCGTAAAACGTTTCttgctggagcagacgcTGTCGCCAACAATGGGCGGGTTCTGCAAAACCAACGCGCCGGACGAGCTGCCGGACCCGCTGCACTCGTTTCTGGGTATTGCAGCTCTTGGCATCATACGCACTCCCGGCATTGCTCCAGTAGACGTGACAGTGGTGTTACGGAAGGATAGAATGGTCTAGAATATATACAGATTAGGTGTTGGGCCCgaacttgatgatctcTTCGTAGATGGCCCACGCAATCGCCGCGCTGAAGGCTTTCCTGCTGATCCGGAGCGAGATGCCGTCGAACAGATGCGTCCAATGGCTGGCTACCAAAACGCGGCATGTTTGCCAGAACGTCGGGCACGTGTGCGGATTTAGCTGCatgttggtcttgatggTGTCGAACGGCG
This portion of the Ogataea parapolymorpha DL-1 chromosome IV, whole genome shotgun sequence genome encodes:
- a CDS encoding geranylgeranyl transferase type-1 subunit beta; the protein is MFDPKVHVRYFLRCLGILPSIYEGEDSNKLALIYFCVCGLDLLDALDQLPGKAATIEWVYKHWVAIDDYGGFRGSDIYRDTGPYDVPNLAATGFALQILVTLGDDLSQVDRNKVRRFVERCQRPNGSFSPVVGFGEEDLRYCMLAMTISRLLDGSAVDSGRLLQYVRSTLAFDGGLSMSTGGESHAGLTYCGLAALKLAGELDLCEWQPTLDFLVHRQIHYSEFNKRELENEYADEDDNGAFNGRVNKYGDTCYAFWCLAALELLDIADLVDGEAVKRFLLEQTLSPTMGGFCKTNAPDELPDPLHSFLGIAALGIIRTPGIAPVDVTVVLRKDRMV